In Desulfopila inferna, a single window of DNA contains:
- a CDS encoding mechanosensitive ion channel family protein has protein sequence MIALQKTWLMFVLIFLGGVHCAAAASTPKELENQVATLLDPLITIFSTNPWVKGAAVVLITFTVASFLTWILFKLLRRICRLTSFDIDDKIILLLRPPVYFTLLATGIYAGIELMPLSEKIDVLLGRFIRTIGVVIWIYFFARLASLVLQRLADLSYKYTFIQHRTLTLFDNAAKIFIFGVGIYAAFVIWKIDMTAWLASAGIAGIAIGFAAKDTLSNLFSGVFILADAPYKVGDYIVLDRGDRGKVMNIGLRSTRILTRDDVEITIPNSIIGNSTIINQSGGRHTKLRLRLKIGVAYGSDIDLVRSILMEIAQKERLVCKSPEARVRFRTFGASSLDFELLAWVDNPELRGQAMDKLNEAIYKKFTEMNIEIPYAKQDLYIKGLPEYLTLRKPEEGARELKNE, from the coding sequence ATGATAGCATTGCAAAAGACTTGGCTCATGTTCGTACTCATTTTTCTCGGGGGAGTCCACTGTGCTGCAGCGGCATCCACGCCCAAAGAGCTGGAAAATCAGGTGGCAACCCTGCTTGATCCGCTGATAACCATTTTTTCCACCAACCCATGGGTTAAGGGAGCGGCAGTAGTTCTCATAACATTCACTGTCGCTTCCTTCCTGACCTGGATATTGTTCAAGCTGCTGCGCAGAATCTGCCGCTTGACCAGTTTCGATATTGATGACAAGATTATCCTGCTGCTCCGCCCTCCCGTCTATTTTACCCTGTTAGCAACAGGAATATATGCCGGCATCGAACTTATGCCGCTTTCAGAAAAAATAGATGTTCTTTTGGGGAGGTTCATACGCACGATCGGTGTGGTCATTTGGATCTATTTCTTTGCCCGGCTGGCATCCCTGGTCCTCCAGAGATTGGCGGATCTCTCCTATAAATATACCTTCATTCAGCACAGGACCCTGACCCTGTTCGATAATGCCGCCAAGATTTTTATTTTCGGAGTCGGTATTTATGCGGCATTCGTGATCTGGAAGATAGACATGACCGCCTGGCTGGCATCGGCGGGAATTGCCGGTATTGCCATTGGTTTTGCGGCCAAGGATACCCTGTCCAACCTTTTTTCGGGGGTCTTTATCCTCGCTGATGCACCATACAAAGTGGGCGATTATATCGTCCTTGACCGCGGCGACAGAGGAAAGGTTATGAATATCGGCCTGCGCAGTACGCGCATTCTCACAAGAGATGATGTCGAAATCACCATTCCGAACTCGATCATCGGCAACTCCACCATCATCAACCAGTCGGGTGGACGCCATACCAAACTTAGGCTACGCTTGAAAATCGGCGTAGCCTATGGTTCCGATATCGATCTGGTCCGCTCAATCCTCATGGAAATTGCGCAAAAGGAGCGGTTGGTCTGTAAATCTCCCGAGGCGAGGGTACGTTTTCGTACCTTTGGTGCCTCAAGTCTCGACTTTGAGCTGCTTGCCTGGGTGGACAATCCGGAACTGCGCGGTCAGGCCATGGACAAACTCAATGAAGCGATTTATAAGAAATTTACAGAGATGAATATCGAGATCCCCTATGCCAAGCAGGATCTCTATATCAAAGGGCTGCCCGAGTATCTGACCTTGAGAAAGCCGGAGGAAGGCGCCCGGGAATTGAAAAACGAATAG
- the ligD gene encoding DNA ligase D, translated as MEKLHDYTQKRNFAETPEPHGTALEPLEKNRYVIQKHMARRQHFDLRLQVGDVLVSWAVPKQPVSDPAIKRLAIKVEDHPLDYIHFEGTIPKGNYGAGTVMVWDLGYYYINDGREFPTIEAMQHKLQKGALKLYLQGAKLRGFFNLVEQKSSKNNEWFFMKAGSAAGENDFDRSALTGRSMEEIAGSDMQWDNKKARPQKNRAGSEHSASAAKTDFPGYIQPMLATLTKVPFSKKNWFYELKLDGYRMIGSKKGDEVRLLSRNRNQYTHIYPVIADELFSLNADFIIDGEVCYIDSRQRANFQKLQNYDHEQDHLHYYVFDILWLNGHDLQMVPLRERKKILRLLLADPPAHIHYLDHVEENGEAFFAEIQDKQLEGIIAKRADGSYASGSRSKDWLKIKTGFRQEMIICGFIPSEKESRAFSSLVCGVYDGGSLVYTGRVGTGFSERVQQDISVELHALETERIGIENAPSTGKTRWVQPRLIAEIEFAGWTNEGIMRHASFLGLRTDKKPEEIQFEQAFEPVQSTSKVKLTNLSKIFWPEEGYTKEDVIAYYRDMAQVILPYLKDRPQSLYRTPNGILEKGFFQKNVREIVPDWADTIELTSSKGKKVEYLLCQDVDTLLYMANLGCIEINPWSSSLPQLDNPDFMIFDLDPVEVEMSKVVVLALEFKKLFDQLGLPAYCKTSGSRGLHLYVPVRQEYSYAQVQDFVKLIETHIHRQNKELTSLARSPAARRGRIYLDYLQNARGKTMASVYSIRPRPGAPVSAPIDWEELNGNFDPGRFTLRTMRRRLDSKGDVWDSLFNHRVDLQKILAKLEE; from the coding sequence ATGGAGAAACTACACGACTACACTCAGAAAAGAAACTTTGCCGAAACTCCCGAACCGCACGGGACAGCCCTGGAGCCGCTGGAAAAGAATCGTTATGTCATTCAGAAGCATATGGCACGGCGGCAGCATTTCGATCTGCGCCTGCAGGTTGGGGATGTGCTGGTAAGCTGGGCCGTTCCCAAACAACCGGTAAGCGACCCCGCAATAAAGCGCCTGGCCATCAAGGTCGAAGATCATCCCCTGGACTACATCCACTTCGAAGGCACCATTCCAAAAGGCAACTACGGCGCCGGTACGGTAATGGTCTGGGATCTCGGCTATTACTATATCAATGATGGCCGGGAGTTCCCAACTATTGAAGCGATGCAGCATAAACTGCAAAAGGGAGCGCTGAAGCTGTATCTGCAGGGAGCCAAGCTCAGGGGATTTTTTAATCTGGTCGAGCAGAAAAGCAGTAAAAACAATGAATGGTTTTTTATGAAAGCCGGATCTGCCGCCGGGGAAAATGATTTTGACAGAAGCGCCCTGACCGGACGCAGCATGGAAGAAATCGCCGGTTCGGACATGCAGTGGGACAATAAAAAAGCCCGCCCGCAGAAAAATAGGGCAGGCAGCGAACATTCTGCCTCGGCAGCCAAGACTGATTTTCCGGGATACATTCAGCCGATGCTGGCAACTCTCACCAAGGTCCCTTTTTCAAAGAAGAACTGGTTCTACGAATTAAAACTCGACGGCTACAGGATGATCGGCTCCAAAAAGGGTGATGAAGTCAGGCTCCTCTCCCGCAATCGAAATCAATATACCCACATCTATCCGGTCATTGCAGATGAACTATTCTCCCTGAATGCCGATTTTATCATCGACGGTGAAGTGTGTTACATCGACAGCCGGCAGAGAGCAAATTTCCAGAAACTGCAGAATTACGACCATGAGCAGGACCATCTTCATTATTATGTCTTTGATATCCTTTGGCTCAACGGCCATGATCTGCAGATGGTGCCCCTGCGTGAACGGAAAAAAATACTTAGGCTCCTTCTCGCCGATCCTCCCGCCCATATTCACTACCTTGACCATGTCGAAGAGAATGGAGAAGCCTTTTTTGCAGAGATCCAGGATAAGCAGCTCGAAGGCATCATCGCCAAACGTGCCGATGGATCCTATGCCTCGGGAAGCCGTTCAAAGGACTGGCTCAAGATCAAAACCGGTTTTCGGCAGGAGATGATTATCTGCGGTTTCATTCCCTCCGAAAAAGAGAGCAGGGCCTTCAGTTCCCTGGTATGCGGAGTCTATGACGGCGGCTCTCTGGTGTATACCGGCCGGGTCGGCACCGGCTTCAGCGAACGGGTGCAGCAGGATATCAGTGTGGAGCTGCATGCACTGGAAACGGAAAGAATAGGAATTGAAAATGCGCCCTCAACCGGAAAAACACGTTGGGTTCAGCCTCGACTGATTGCAGAAATAGAATTCGCCGGCTGGACCAACGAGGGGATAATGCGTCATGCCAGCTTTCTTGGGCTGCGAACCGACAAGAAACCGGAGGAAATTCAATTTGAACAAGCGTTTGAACCCGTTCAGTCTACCTCGAAAGTAAAACTGACCAACCTTTCAAAAATATTCTGGCCCGAGGAAGGCTATACCAAAGAGGACGTCATCGCCTACTATCGTGATATGGCGCAGGTGATCCTGCCGTATCTGAAAGATCGTCCGCAGTCGCTTTACCGGACGCCCAACGGCATTCTGGAAAAAGGCTTCTTCCAGAAAAACGTCAGGGAAATAGTACCCGACTGGGCTGATACCATTGAACTGACAAGCAGCAAAGGTAAGAAGGTTGAATACCTGCTCTGCCAGGACGTGGATACGCTGCTCTATATGGCCAACCTGGGATGCATCGAAATCAACCCGTGGAGTTCATCACTGCCGCAGCTGGATAACCCCGATTTCATGATTTTCGATCTCGACCCGGTTGAGGTTGAAATGAGCAAGGTTGTCGTACTGGCACTGGAGTTCAAAAAGCTATTCGACCAGCTCGGTCTGCCTGCCTACTGTAAGACATCGGGCTCCAGGGGGCTTCACCTCTATGTGCCTGTACGGCAGGAGTATTCCTACGCCCAGGTCCAGGATTTCGTCAAGCTCATCGAGACCCATATACATCGCCAAAACAAAGAGCTGACCAGCCTGGCGCGCTCCCCGGCAGCCCGCCGGGGCAGGATTTACCTCGATTACCTGCAGAATGCCAGGGGCAAGACAATGGCCTCTGTATACAGCATCCGGCCTCGCCCTGGAGCACCGGTTTCGGCTCCGATCGACTGGGAAGAGCTCAACGGCAATTTCGATCCCGGCAGATTCACTTTGCGCACCATGCGCCGGCGTCTGGACAGCAAAGGAGATGTCTGGGACTCGTTATTCAATCACCGGGTCGATTTGCAGAAGATCCTGGCAAAACTTGAGGAATAA
- the ku gene encoding non-homologous end joining protein Ku: protein MPRAIWKGGISFGLVYIPVKLYSGASRHDVDLKMLRKGDQCPIKYTRVCQEDGKEVSWNDIIKGHRIDDYYVTLTDEDFKRASLGKSDSIDIQEFVKTEEINPRYFEKPYLLEPEKGAGKTYNLLRKAIRESKMAGLAKFVMRNREHLALLMADEKVLYLIQMRFHDELRPPDDLKIPDAAPSREEQDMAIRIIESMSTSFQPEKFKDSYQQNIREIIKAKSENREISTEQVEAQESAVQDLMEQLKKSLEKAG, encoded by the coding sequence ATGCCAAGAGCAATCTGGAAAGGTGGAATCAGTTTCGGGCTGGTATATATTCCGGTAAAACTTTACAGCGGAGCTTCGCGGCACGATGTCGATCTGAAAATGCTGCGCAAGGGCGACCAGTGTCCCATCAAATACACCCGTGTCTGTCAGGAAGACGGCAAGGAAGTGTCCTGGAACGATATCATCAAGGGCCATAGGATTGATGATTACTATGTAACCCTGACGGACGAGGATTTTAAAAGGGCCAGTCTGGGCAAAAGCGACAGCATCGATATTCAGGAGTTTGTCAAAACTGAGGAAATCAACCCGCGTTATTTTGAAAAACCATATCTGCTGGAACCGGAGAAAGGAGCGGGAAAGACCTACAACCTGCTGCGAAAGGCAATCCGCGAATCGAAAATGGCCGGCCTGGCGAAGTTCGTCATGCGCAATCGTGAACATCTCGCCCTGCTCATGGCAGACGAAAAAGTGCTGTATCTCATCCAGATGCGCTTTCATGACGAACTGCGTCCGCCTGACGATCTGAAAATTCCCGACGCCGCACCTTCCAGGGAAGAACAGGATATGGCCATAAGGATCATAGAAAGCATGAGCACGTCCTTCCAGCCTGAAAAATTCAAGGATTCCTATCAGCAGAACATCAGGGAAATTATCAAAGCCAAAAGTGAAAACCGGGAGATCAGTACCGAGCAGGTCGAGGCCCAGGAATCCGCGGTACAGGACTTGATGGAACAACTGAAAAAGAGCCTGGAGAAGGCCGGCTGA
- a CDS encoding MGMT family protein produces the protein MQSPFTKKAIDIIAAIPSGKVSTYGIIAAHAGNSRGARQVARILHSSSRKYDLPWHRVVNRDGKISLPKESGYELQKELLRDENVEFEEGDRIDFERFLWWPKLEISGSSYYKI, from the coding sequence GTGCAGTCTCCCTTCACAAAAAAGGCCATCGATATCATAGCTGCCATTCCGTCAGGCAAAGTGTCCACATACGGTATTATCGCCGCGCATGCCGGCAACAGCAGAGGGGCCCGGCAGGTGGCCAGGATACTTCATTCAAGTTCACGCAAATATGATCTTCCCTGGCACCGCGTGGTCAACAGGGATGGAAAAATTTCTCTGCCGAAGGAATCGGGGTATGAACTCCAGAAGGAACTGCTCAGGGATGAGAATGTTGAATTTGAGGAAGGTGACAGAATTGATTTTGAACGATTTCTGTGGTGGCCGAAACTTGAGATATCCGGAAGCTCATATTATAAAATCTGA